CTCAAGGAAGAGGCCTCCGAGGTGGCGACGCGCAGCGCCTACTACCGGCCGAGCCCGGGCTTCGACGCCTACGCCCTCGCCCAGCCTGCCTACCAGTCGAGCAAGGGCGGCACCACCGCCCACGCCGTCTACATCGACGACCGCATCGACTTCGGCAACTGGACGGTCACGCCCGGCGTGCGCTACGAATCGATCCGCTCGCACAACGACGTCTTCACGCTGGCCAACGGCCGCGTCACCGGCGCGAACTATCCGAAGATCGATTCCAACGAGGTGCTGCCGACGCTGTCGGTGCTCTACCGCATGAACGAGCGCTGGTCGGTGTTCGCGAACGCCGGCGTGTCGTTCGGGCCGCAGCAGTACGCGCAACTCGCGCAGTCCACCAGCGGCCTGCACCCCGAGAAGGCCAAGACGTACGAGATCGGCACGCACTACAAGGGCGAGGCCTGGAGCGGCGAGCTCACGCTGTTCAACATCAACTTCGACAAGGAACTGCTGCTGGCCCGCTCCATCACCGGCGACGTCGGCCAGTGGACCGACCTGGGCGCCACGCGGCATCGCGGGCTGGAGTCGGCGCTGCGCTATCAGCTCGGCAGCCTGAGCGATTCGCTCAAGGGCCTGTCGGTGTCGGCGACCTACACCTACACGCAGGCCATTGCCAAGGCCGGCGCCTTTGCCGGCCGCGACCTGCCCTTCTACTCGCGCCAGGTGGCCACGCTCGGCGCGCGCTACGAGCGCGGGCCGTGGACCTTCAACGCCGACGTGTACGCGCAGTCGAAGCAGCGCTCGCCGGGCTCGCCGGACGACGGCGCGCAGTACATCACGCTGGAAGACGCGACCGGCCGGCTCGGCAACATTCCGGGCTACGCCACCGTGAACCTGCGCGCCGCGTACGACTTCGGCCCCTCGATGAGCCACCTGAAGCTGGCCGTGGGCGTCAAGAACCTGTTCGACCGCCGCTACTACAACCGCTCGGTCGACAACAACGGCGGCAAGTACGTGGGCCAGCCGCGCACGCTGTACCTGCAGGCATCGGTGGCGTTCTGACGAAGCCCATGGGGGCGAATACACTCGCGCACCCATGGCCCTCAAATCCACCATCTTCAAGGCCGCCCTCGCGGTGGCCGACATCGACCACGGCTACTACGCCGACCATGCGCTGACGCTGGCGCGCCACCCGAGCGAGACCGACGAGCGGATGATGATCCGGCTCGTCGCGCTCGCGCTCAACGCGCACAAGCTGCAGGACGTGTGCCACGGCGACGGCACGCTGGCCTTTGGCGCGGGCCTGTCGAACGTGGACGAGCCCGATGTCTGGCTGCGCGACTTCACGGGCGAGACCAAGCTGTGGATCGAGGTCGGCCAGCCCGAGGACAAGCCCGTCATCAAGGCCTGCGGCAAGGCCGACGAGGTGATCGTCTACTGCTTCAACCACGCCGCCGAGATCTGGTGGCGCGGCATCGAGAACAAGCTCTCGCGGCCGCAGAACCTGCAGGTCTACCGGGTGCCGACCGAGGCCTCCCAGGCGCTGGCCGCGCTGGCGCAGCGCAGCATGCAGCTGCAGGCGACGATCCAGGAGAACACGCTGACGCTGGGCGACGGCACCCACAGCATCGACGTCGAACTGCTGCGCTGGAAGTGATTTCGCAGGCCGGCTGCGGCCAGGCCTTTTCACGGGCGACGGCTTTCTCGCTGAGCAACGGATCCGATGGCTCGGGAGAGAGCGGGATGCAGTTGCAGCCCCCCCAGGTGCCAGGAGTGCGCCAAATCCATGGCGCCGAGCATGCGATACACGGCGTGGCAGTCGCTACTCCGCCTTGATGTTTGCCGACTTCACGATCGTCGCGTACTTCGCGATCTCGCTGCGGATCAGCGCACCGAACTGCGCGGGCGTGCCGCCTTCTGGCTCCAACCCCATCCCCAGCAGCTTCTCCTTCACGTCGGGCTGCGCCAGCATTGCGAGCAATGCAGCGTTGATCTTGTCGACGACCGCCTTGGGCGTGTTCTTGGGCACGACGATCCCGTACCAGGTGCCTGTCTCGAAGCCCGGCAGAGCCATCTCCCCCAGCGCCGGCACGTCGGGCAAAGCGGCGACACGCTTGGTCGACGACACGCCGAGCGCACGCAGCTTGCCGCTCTTCACGAAGGGCACCAGCGTGACCAGGTTGTCGAACTGCGCATCCGTCACGCCGCCGAGCAGATCGGTGGTGGCGGGGGCGCTGCCCTTGTACGGGATGTGCTGCACGTCCACGCCGGCGGCCAGCGCGAAGCTGACGCCACCCAGGTGCTGCGCAGTGCCCGTGCCGCCGTTGCCTACAGTGAGCTTGCCCGGATCGCGTTTGGCCAGTTCGATGAACTCGCGCGCGTTCTGGGCCGGAATCTTGGGATTGACGACCAGCAGCAGCGGCGCATTGACGAGCAGCGCAACGGGCTGG
This genomic window from Variovorax paradoxus contains:
- a CDS encoding YaeQ family protein; this translates as MALKSTIFKAALAVADIDHGYYADHALTLARHPSETDERMMIRLVALALNAHKLQDVCHGDGTLAFGAGLSNVDEPDVWLRDFTGETKLWIEVGQPEDKPVIKACGKADEVIVYCFNHAAEIWWRGIENKLSRPQNLQVYRVPTEASQALAALAQRSMQLQATIQENTLTLGDGTHSIDVELLRWK
- a CDS encoding Bug family tripartite tricarboxylate transporter substrate binding protein, whose protein sequence is MNRIAFLRCALALACTAAVTVPTLAQAQAATDYPTKGLRVIVPFPPGGASDALGRMVAQHLSNAWGQPAVVEDRPGAGGNIGAEAGAKAAPDGYTLTLAAAGFMAVNPSVYPKLGYDSAIDFQPVALLVNAPLLLVVNPKIPAQNAREFIELAKRDPGKLTVGNGGTGTAQHLGGVSFALAAGVDVQHIPYKGSAPATTDLLGGVTDAQFDNLVTLVPFVKSGKLRALGVSSTKRVAALPDVPALGEMALPGFETGTWYGIVVPKNTPKAVVDKINAALLAMLAQPDVKEKLLGMGLEPEGGTPAQFGALIRSEIAKYATIVKSANIKAE